The Cryptococcus gattii WM276 chromosome D, complete sequence region TCCCATCGTATGCACCGTTCTACTCTATTTGTCTGATAATTGCGACTAATATCAAGGCAGACCAATGGTTACTTTGCAATTGCCTCTGAAAGTGAATTGTCATTCCTTAGATTATAAAGCACCGCGTGGGTCTCTTGCTGACCACAGACAAGTTTTTGATGATACCGGCCGTCCTCACACTCTGGAACAGTATGTCACATGTCCAAATACAATCCAAGCCGTTGATTAATTCCATCCCAGCCTTGTGTTCCTTGGTTCCAAACAATACCCTTACAAAGGCGTCCTTGACCAACTTGCCAATCGCGCAGGAAGCAATGGGACTAATGCTTGGACTGCTAACGACCATACTGCATACACCATTTCCACAGCTGGCAGCGAAGGCTTCCTCAAGATGCTCCCTGTTTACGTTGATCATATCCTTCACCCCACGATAACCGACGCTGGTTTTGTGACTGAAGTTTACCATATTAACGGTGCAGGAGAAGATGCTGGTGTGGTATATAGTGAGATGCAGGCTCGAGAAAATACAGCAGGTGACTTGATGGCATTGGAGTACGTTCGCTTGTTTGATAAGTGCATGACTATCATTGACAAACTTTTCCAGAGGCCAGAGGTCCTTATATCCACCTGGTTCCGCCTACAGAAGTGAGACCGGTGGTTTGATGCACAAGCTGAGGGTTCTAACCGCCCAACAAAGTGAGTGTCCCCTGCTGCTAATCCACATGCATTAACCCTCTCGTAGTTCGAGATTATCATGCCGAGTATTATCAACCATACAATGTAAGTTGAATCCGGATCTTACATTTATCGGTTACTCATTCTTCCTGTAGCTCTGCCTCGTCATTGACGGTGCTGTACCCATCTCAGAACTTTTTGACGTTCTTAACAATGAAATTGATCCTATGATTATTGCCAACAAATCTGGCTCGGAGCCTATCATCCCTGTGGACTGGAAGCGCCCCTTTGTTCAGACTACGACTGCGGAATCAATTTCTATTTCGAAGCCTATCACCAAGACTGTGGAGTTTatggaagaagacgaaTCTGTAGGAGAGGTGTCAATCACCTACCTCGGTCCACCTCCCACTGATTACCGCACCAATTTGGCCATTAGTGTTCTCGACAGCTACCTCACGCAATCTGCCACTTCTCCCCTATCCAAGGAGTTTATTGAAATTCCAAAGCCCTTGTGTACTGCCTTCAGCTTCTATGCTAGTGATCGTGTAAACAAGAACGAAATATCCGTCTATATTTCCGATGTCCCTGCCAGGCATCTGGAGGACATTGCTGGGTTGTTCCAGAAAAAGCTGCAGAAAATCGtgaatgaagaaggaattgatatggaaagaatgaagagaatATTAAGGAAAGACCAGAGGAAACTGTTGGAGTACATGGAGAGTCGCGCGACAGAGGTCCTCTCTGATGCAATCATCGGTGACTTCCTCTACGGTAAAGTGGACGGTAAAGAACTTCCTCTTGCTTTCAACGACATGGAGGACTATTCTGTTCTCCACTCATACACAGCCGAGGAGTGGCTGGCCCTGCTTGACAAGTACTTTGTATCTGCTCCTTCTGTCACCATCGTGGGCAAGCCTTCTGCGGCCTTGTCGGTCAAAATcgagaaggatgagagggaaaggatcacaagaaggaaggaggagctAGGAGAAGAAAAGTTGAAGGCGCTCGAGGCCACGCTAGAGTCGGCAAAGAAAGAGAGCGAAATCTCCCCTCCCAAGGAGATGATTACGGGCTTCCCTATCACCGATGTAAGTTGTCGAAATACCCTTCAATGCTTGCTGAGACTGATGATGATCGTAGCCTTCAGGACTGACTTGGGTTCCTGTCGAGACTGCGATTAATAACGCGGTTAATGACAATGTCAAGAGTGATGGGGGTGAGGTGCAGCGGTTGGTGGATGCGGATGGACATAGATTACCCTATCAGACTCACTTTTCTCATGTCGAGGTCAGTTCAACGTATGACATCTACGAAAAAAAAGTCATTGACCGAACGAGACAGTCGAACTTTGTGGTGGTTGTAGCCTTATTTGACACTATCGATGTACCCGTTCATCTAAAGCCGTAAGTCACCCTTGGGAAATTATCAAGATGCTGTCGCTGAATCTATCACCTTTCAGTTATCTCACAATCTTCCAAAACTCCCTGTTTAGCCTTGGCGTAAAGCGCGCTGACGGAACTATACTTTCTCACGAGCAAACTGTCAATGAGCTTGAAGAGTAAGCCGTTCATACATAACAATTCTGGAGAGAAGTATTGAACATATTAGTCTTACCGTATCGCAATCGGCGCATTTCGAATTCAAGGGCAACTTTGCCGAAGTTATGGCAATTACGTTGAAGGTCGAAAAGGACCAGTACGAACAGGCTGTAGCCTGGCTACGGGATCTTGTGGCCGGCGCTATCTTTGACAGCAAGCGACTTTCCGTCATTGTTGCAAAACTCGCTCAAGAGCTTCCCACCGAAAAGCGCGACGGGAGCACCATTGCTACAGCTTGGGCTAACAATCTCACATATGATGCTAGCAAATCTTCGTCGCAAGCTTGTGAGCTGTTGAACAGGTTGGAATTCATCCCACGTGTTGCCGAAATGTTGGAGAAGGAACCAAACGTAGTCACTGAGAAAATGGAGGAATTGAGAAAACACTGTGCGTTTCTTTCTGCGATAGCGGTACGGTGCACATGTCCTGATCAACATGGTAGTGCTTGATccaaggaagatgagggTAGCCGTCCAGGGTAATATCCTCGGTTTGCAGAAACCACTCTCTGTTCTGGCTCGATCTTTCTTGCCAATTGACGAGGCATTACCTCTTGCGCCTCTCTCGACATCCCAACAGACACTGACAAGTTTGGGTAAAAGTCCGAGCAAGAAGGTGCGTGTTGTTTCTAACCCGCACGGAACGGAGTGCTGATGTCGCGACAGTGTGTAATTATCCCAATGCCGGCTATTGAAGGCTCTTACGCTACATTTTTCGCGACTGGCCCTTCTGGCCATTCTCATCCTGACCTTCCGGCCCTTCGTCTCGCCGCATCCTTGCTCAATGCTTTGGAAAGTTACCTATGGAAGTCGATCAGGGGTTCTGGATTAGCTTATGGAGCTCATGTCATGGTATACCCTGAAGCTGGATTAGTTGGATTCAATGTTTATAGAGTAAGTCCTGGATATAAAGCTGGCCAACATAGCTCATTATATGGCGCAGAGCCCGAACGCTATGTTGGCGTACGAGGCTGCAGGCAAGATCATGGACGGTCTGGTTGATGGTTCTGTGAGTATCGGTGTTTTTATTTAATCAATACGCAGTATCCCTAATTTATCATGTTTAGGTTGAACTTGATCAAGACCTGGTGGATGGCGCCCGTTCTAGCATGACTTACGACTATGCTAGACGATCGGAGACTGTTTTGGGTGCCGCGGGTACTGCCTATCTCAACGAAGTCTTGAAGGGCTTGGGTAAAAATGCCGATCAAGATTTGCTGAAGAGTCTTCCTGTAAGTTTCCCTGTTCTGAAAGGGCCAGGCAAAGAATGAGGCTGATTCGATTCAATCATAGGGAGTCACCCTTGGGCAAGTCCGCGATGTCATATCTAGGTACTTCTCACCTCTGTTCAAATCCGAGACCTCCATCGGTGCCGTGACAGTGTCCACGAGTAAGGCCGACGAAGTGGAAGCGGGCCTTAGGGAGCTTGGCTTTGAGACAGAGAGAAAAGAATTACCGGTGTTGCAgggagatgatgagagCGCGCATGGAAGCGATGTGGATATGAGTGGAAGCGAGAGTGGAAGTGAGGTCGAGCGATAGGAAGATCAACAAGGACTTATTGTAGATCATGTATAGGTGGAAGTTGCTGTAGACAGTTTCATCTCGCTGCGTCACCTGCCGCAATAGCAGCCTATATTATTGTCTTCCTACTGACCTTAACTACGTAGGTAACGAATACGAGTAGTAACTGCATTTCTACGAAATGCAAGAAGTGAGGCTGATACTGGTGACGCGTAATAGAAAAGTGAGACTGATATGAAGTTGTTGCATTCAAGCCACGCGAGAAGCACGCCGCGCATTCCACTGCGCTGCTGTCTTATGTCGCTTCATACCTTTTGTTCGCCTAACTCCCTTGCTTCCTGCGACGCCGATCTCCTCCACTCCCTCTATCCCCGGCCAGAATCGGCCGTTCAATGTCGCCGAGCGCGTCCAATCCGGGCTATCCTCCGTTTCTTTCGCCGTCCACTGCAGACACCCATCCTTCTCAGTACCAACCGCAGCCCCAGTTTCACCAGCAGTACTTTGACCACACTCCCCAGCGTACTCGCTATCCTCCGGCCACATACGAGTACTCTCCATCGGGGATAGCAAGCGCGCCTGATCAGGTTCCTCTCGTCAAATTCGCTGGTGGAGGTCAACAACCATTTGCGGCCAACCAGCATTATTCTCTGCATCAGCAAGCCGCACAGCAGCAGCCCCAACTTGGCACACCTGTACCATCCCAATACCCTTACCACTTGACGCACGACCAACTCTCCCGTCTGACTGCTTCTTCCCACCTGTCATACGGCTCTCCTATCAGTGCCTCGCACTACCAGCAAATATCACAGGCGTCCGTTTCCGAGTCACCGTCATTGCGGTCACAATCCCAGGGGCAGTCACAATCCCAGGGGCAGTCACTAGCACCCCGATATCAAGAAACTACCCAAATCGGGACTTCTGCAAGCTGGCCACTGCCGCCGCCTCACACGCTGCCGTTCTCTGAAACCTCCTCGAGAGCTTCAGTGCTCCCTGCCACAATCGTGCCTTCTCAAAACGGTAGTAACTCGGCCAACACATCCATAAAAATCCGCATTCGCCCTTCCCTGTCTCCTGTCGCTATCCCTGAGATGGTATCAAGTCGCCCAACCCGCCGGTCTTCCCAGGTCCACCAAGAAGAACACACTGTCAGCGCTTCTGGCCGCCCTCAAAGAGGAGCAACGAGACTAGCTGCGACGAAAGCAATTTacaaggaagatgatgacgaGGAGCTAGATGACGCATACAATAgtgttgatgatgatgttgaCGAAGAGACGGATGGTGTCATCCAAGTTGCGCCAGCTGTGACCACGAGGTCTGGGAGGATACAGAAGCCACCCCAAAGGTTCGAGGACGATTTCGAAAACGCTCCCATGTCAGCCAGTCCAGATATGCAGTCTGGTGGAAGAATAGCGGGAGGAAAAGCGAAAAGGAGGGTCATCGTCGATCctgatgaagatgaggaggaagacgCCGCCCTACCACCTCGAAATGCTTTTCCATCCAGATCCGCGAGGAATTCCCTAGCATCTGCCAATGCTGACTCTGGCCCGCACCAGCCAGATACCGGAACTTCTTATCCTAATGGCAAGAGGTCCTTGAGGAGCGGTGGTCGGGCTACCACCCGCACTCGACATTCCTCTGCTGATGCTGACGAATTTGAGCCAACGGGAGGAGAGTCGACAGAGGAGCATGCATCGAGCGATCCTTTGGGAAATTACGATGAAGAACCCGAGGAGGAAGATTTCGTTGTGTCTGATGATGACGGCTCAGGGTATGGCAAACGCAGGTCCTCTCGCCGACGTACCACTCGTGCAACGGCACGCAATACTAGATCCACAGCTCTTCCCACTCGCCGTAGTACCCGTTCGTCGGCGAAAACTCGTGCTCTTGATAGTGACGAGGATTCGTCTCCTCACAAGCGGCCGAACCTTCGAGAGCGCACTTCCCGACCAAATTACCATATCCCCACATTGGAAGAGCTTAGTAAGGAATTATCAACACAAGAAGCTATAGCGGCTGTGGCAGGCAGTAGTGGGAGGGCAGCTGGTGGTTTCAGGGGAGCAAGCGGGGTCAGATATGGTGGAGTTGGATTACCATTTGCCATGAGAGCCAAGGATCTGACACAAGCTATGGGTGATCCTGATACGAGTGATTCGGTGGGTTCTCTAGATTTTTATCTCTGGCCTTAAAAGGTTTATATTAGCTAATTTGTATTAAGGATGATATGGATTTTGCGTCTCCCTTCAAAAGCGGAGCTGCTGGCCCATCCATATCAGGCGGTACTGCTGTGGCTGCACGAGGAGCTGCTGGACCATCCGATGTGCCCAATTTTGGCAGGATTAACCCCAAATCCTGTATGTTAAGCTTTTAGATTCGACTCCCTAATAATATCTGTTGACACGAATACTAGCTACGGCAGACGCCGATCCTCTTGGAGTGGACATGAATGTCACCTTTGACAACGTTGGCGGCCTCGACAATCGTAAGGATCCCTATTCGGCAACTACTTGAGACTGACTAAAATCATGTAGATATCAATCAACTCAAAGAAATGGTTGCTCTGCCTTTATTGTATCCGGAAGTCTTTCAACAGTTTGGTATCACCCCTCCTAGAGGTGTCCTGTTTCATGGTCCCCCTGGTACTGGCAAAACTCTCTTGGCCAGGGCCTTAGCGGCATCATGTAGCTCCGGTAATACCAAAATATGTAAGTCAATTTATAAAGTCGTTCGATCGAAGACTTAGACAGCACAGCGTTCTTCATGAGGAAGGGTGCCGATGTCCTCTCCAAATGGGTCGGAGAAGCTGAACGTCAGCTTCGAATGTTATTTGAAGAAGCGAGAGCATCCCAGCCCAGTATCATCTTTTTCGACGAGATTGATGGATTGGCGCCCGTCAGGAGCAGCAAGCAGGATCAGATTCATGCTTCTTTAGTTTCCACCTTATTGGCTTTGATGGACGGCATGGATGGTCGAGGTGAGCAACCTGTTCGTTATCCATGTAGAATTTATCTGATTCATCAAACAAAGGCCAGGTCATTGTCATAGGTGCTACTAACCGCCCTGACGCCGTCGATCCTGCCCTTCGTCGCCCTGGCCGTTTTGATCGCGAATTCTACTTTTCCCTTCCTAATCGCGAAGCGCGCAAAAAAATTATTAGCATCAACACTCGAAGTTGGGATCCCAAGCTGTCCGATGAGATGCTTGATAAATTGGCGAGCCTCACCAAGGGATATGGTGGTGCAGATCTACGAGCTCTTTGCACGGAGGCCGCTCTCAATGCCATACAAAGGCGTTATCCTCAAATTTACAAGACGGTTGATAGATTGCAATTGGAGACAAAAAGTATACATGTAAAGGCAAAAGATTTCATGTTGTCCATTAAGAGTAAGTAATCAATCAATGCTAGAATGCGCCGTAGCTGATGTGAAGCGGCAGAAATCGTCCCATCTTCTGCCAGATCAACATCCTCTCCTGCCATTCAAGTCCCGTCACATTTACTCCCCCTTCTTTCTGTACCTCTTAAACGCATAAATTCTGCTGTCGATCATGTTCTGCCACCTAAGGCGCAGACTACCGCCTTGGAAGAAGCAGAGTATGAAGATGAAGCTCATGAGGACTTTGAAAAGCATATCGTTTTACACTGTAAGTTGTACACTTGCCTTCGCGTCCGTAAGCTTACATCGGTATAGCCCTAGATAAGTTAAGAACGTTCCGCCCAAGGATACTTGTGCATGGCCAACCAGGAATGGGACAGATATTCTTGGGACCAGCCGTCTTGCATCATCTTGAAGGATTCCATATACAAAGTTTGGATTTGGGCACTTTGTTGGGCGATTCTACCAGAGTAAGTCGGGTGCCCACGGTTGTCTTGTCCAGGCTAAATTTTGATTTAGTCTGTGGAGGCCACAATTGTTCAATTATTTGTCGAAGCCAAGCGTCATCAGCCCTCTGTCATATTCATACCTTCTTTGTCCCAATGGGCTTCTGTCGTACCGGAACTCGCGCGGTCCACTTTTGCCGCCCTCCTTGACGGGATTCCCCCATCAGATCCCATTCTTTTGCTTGCCATGGCGGACAGCCCTTGGGCTGATCTTCCTGCCGATGTCAAAGCGTGGTTTGGATTTGCTCGTGAAAATAAAATTGCATTAGACTTTCCTAACACGTCCGAACGGTCTGCGTACTTCACCGATCTCCTCGCCTCTGTTCGAAAGCCTCCGACTGACTTCCCTGATGGTGTCCCTCGTCGTAAACGTGTACTTGAAGTTCTTCCATTGGCTgcccctcttcctcctcgtcaACCAACTGAAGCGGAGCGGGcaagagatgaagagaaagaTCAAGCAGCTAGAAACATGATGGTTGTCTCATTTACGAATCTGGTGAAGGAGTTTATGAAAAGGTATAGGAAGGTTGTCGCGAGTGTCAAGGTATGATTTATATTTCCAAGCACCCAGTCGTTTCCGCTGATTAATTGCAGGATGACGCACTGGAGCTCTCCAGATGTCTCGTTGAGCAGGCTGCTGCATCCGCTGCTCCTACACAATCTGCCATTGCGGTTCC contains the following coding sequences:
- a CDS encoding Metalloprotease, putative (Similar to TIGR gene model, INSD accession AAW42795.1) — encoded protein: MASSAAAQDHGNFKLLKSFPIGYAPITVSKWRSEKTGLTVVLGSHQAPITNGYFAIASEIFDDTGRPHTLEHLVFLGSKQYPYKGVLDQLANRAGSNGTNAWTANDHTAYTISTAGSEGFLKMLPVYVDHILHPTITDAGFVTEVYHINGAGEDAGVVYSEMQARENTAGDLMALEGQRSLYPPGSAYRSETGGLMHKLRVLTAQQIRDYHAEYYQPYNLCLVIDGAVPISELFDVLNNEIDPMIIANKSGSEPIIPVDWKRPFVQTTTAESISISKPITKTVEFMEEDESVGEVSITYLGPPPTDYRTNLAISVLDSYLTQSATSPLSKEFIEIPKPLCTAFSFYASDRVNKNEISVYISDVPARHLEDIAGLFQKKLQKIVNEEGIDMERMKRILRKDQRKLLEYMESRATEVLSDAIIGDFLYGKVDGKELPLAFNDMEDYSVLHSYTAEEWLALLDKYFVSAPSVTIVGKPSAALSVKIEKDERERITRRKEELGEEKLKALEATLESAKKESEISPPKEMITGFPITDPSGLTWVPVETAINNAVNDNVKSDGGEVQRLVDADGHRLPYQTHFSHVESNFVVVVALFDTIDVPVHLKPYLTIFQNSLFSLGVKRADGTILSHEQTVNELEDLTVSQSAHFEFKGNFAEVMAITLKVEKDQYEQAVAWLRDLVAGAIFDSKRLSVIVAKLAQELPTEKRDGSTIATAWANNLTYDASKSSSQACELLNRLEFIPRVAEMLEKEPNVVTEKMEELRKHLLDPRKMRVAVQGNILGLQKPLSVLARSFLPIDEALPLAPLSTSQQTLTSLGKSPSKKCVIIPMPAIEGSYATFFATGPSGHSHPDLPALRLAASLLNALESYLWKSIRGSGLAYGAHVMVYPEAGLVGFNVYRSPNAMLAYEAAGKIMDGLVDGSVELDQDLVDGARSSMTYDYARRSETVLGAAGTAYLNEVLKGLGKNADQDLLKSLPGVTLGQVRDVISRYFSPLFKSETSIGAVTVSTSKADEVEAGLRELGFETERKELPVLQGDDESAHGSDVDMSGSESGSEVER
- a CDS encoding TAT-binding protein, putative (Similar to TIGR gene model, INSD accession AAW43293.1), translating into MSPSASNPGYPPFLSPSTADTHPSQYQPQPQFHQQYFDHTPQRTRYPPATYEYSPSGIASAPDQVPLVKFAGGGQQPFAANQHYSLHQQAAQQQPQLGTPVPSQYPYHLTHDQLSRLTASSHLSYGSPISASHYQQISQASVSESPSLRSQSQGQSQSQGQSLAPRYQETTQIGTSASWPLPPPHTLPFSETSSRASVLPATIVPSQNGSNSANTSIKIRIRPSLSPVAIPEMVSSRPTRRSSQVHQEEHTVSASGRPQRGATRLAATKAIYKEDDDEELDDAYNSVDDDVDEETDGVIQVAPAVTTRSGRIQKPPQRFEDDFENAPMSASPDMQSGGRIAGGKAKRRVIVDPDEDEEEDAALPPRNAFPSRSARNSLASANADSGPHQPDTGTSYPNGKRSLRSGGRATTRTRHSSADADEFEPTGGESTEEHASSDPLGNYDEEPEEEDFVVSDDDGSGYGKRRSSRRRTTRATARNTRSTALPTRRSTRSSAKTRALDSDEDSSPHKRPNLRERTSRPNYHIPTLEELSKELSTQEAIAAVAGSSGRAAGGFRGASGVRYGGVGLPFAMRAKDLTQAMGDPDTSDSDDMDFASPFKSGAAGPSISGGTAVAARGAAGPSDVPNFGRINPKSSTADADPLGVDMNVTFDNVGGLDNHINQLKEMVALPLLYPEVFQQFGITPPRGVLFHGPPGTGKTLLARALAASCSSGNTKIYSTAFFMRKGADVLSKWVGEAERQLRMLFEEARASQPSIIFFDEIDGLAPVRSSKQDQIHASLVSTLLALMDGMDGRGQVIVIGATNRPDAVDPALRRPGRFDREFYFSLPNREARKKIISINTRSWDPKLSDEMLDKLASLTKGYGGADLRALCTEAALNAIQRRYPQIYKTVDRLQLETKSIHVKAKDFMLSIKKIVPSSARSTSSPAIQVPSHLLPLLSVPLKRINSAVDHVLPPKAQTTALEEAEYEDEAHEDFEKHIVLHSLDKLRTFRPRILVHGQPGMGQIFLGPAVLHHLEGFHIQSLDLGTLLGDSTRSVEATIVQLFVEAKRHQPSVIFIPSLSQWASVVPELARSTFAALLDGIPPSDPILLLAMADSPWADLPADVKAWFGFARENKIALDFPNTSERSAYFTDLLASVRKPPTDFPDGVPRRKRVLEVLPLAAPLPPRQPTEAERARDEEKDQAARNMMVVSFTNLVKEFMKRYRKVVASVKDDALELSRCLVEQAAASAAPTQSAIAVPNIIEDANNNAESRVNEVDGGLNVHPTTENPSESSSGDIANIPTAPVTAANDLTSHSASTSTSAALVPTTIWQAHNVDIDTIQRRLIRHKYYTPEDFLADIRKIEENAIKVGDPERQAKVVEMGANARLHISGFDPKWTPEFERYAERMRAKKAARQRKKEQAKETAEENGQNLAVSESTNPTAEILGMSDAADITSKRPREEDDGADIEFQGREKRLRDDQPGATEEASVDVPGTLTSQSFPPNIACDPSQPDYPPFILPEQDLQRLQAELEIATADLTVDQLEQLRATLFDKLWADRKEWDRTVTVIKMRQRLQEYIKEVNSWKND